AAAGAAAtcacaaagaacaaaaattatGTCAAATAAAACATTCCACAATCAAACAAGAAGTAAATATCAATCATGATTttaacaagagagagagagagagagagaggggggggggggagagagatcACTAAGATTTCACATACAAGGAAAGAcacaaataaccaaaaaaaaaaaatactgtacatggAAAAATACACCAATACTAAATCTTTGCACGCAGTATGCTATTTATCAACCATTATAAACCATTAAAGCACAGGCCTACCATAAACAATGATACTcagaaatacaattgtacaaaaatacaaaataatgtgagtcaaataaaaaaggaatataCCAACTAACTCATGTGACATTCAGCATACATGACagaaaaacataaaattattattattattattattttttcatttccccccccccctttttttttttttgagcgaaaatgggagggggtgggggctgcagtcggagggggaggggagagccGCTAGCTAGCGGTGCCATGCCTGGCGAAAAATTATTCTCTCCCACCTCTCCCTGGTTGGCCTGCCTGGTACACTGATACTACTTGCTCCCTTCGCTGCTATACGTGTACACCGCGGTGTAGCGACCGGTACGCTGCACCGACCGGTATAGTACGCCGCGGTGGAATCACACGTGTGCTCTGTGTGCCCGGAGCGAGAGCGAGCTTGTCTTGTTTATCCCCTCCTTCTAGTTCAGCATGAAAGATCATCGTTTCAGTCATCAGTTGTTATATTGTAGGAACAAATACTGTGTGACCTGACTGTATTTACCATTTCTTTCTACTTTGTGAAGTTGGGGGAAGTGCGAGGCTATACCCTTAGTCCGACGTGAGTAAATTTATGTTTCCAAATTGTTATGCACGCATGTGAAACAACATTAGAAGTtcattagcccgaccagacgctgttacgctatgcgaaaacagcgtctgacgagcgcggcatgcagcctcaaagtgaggaacctcaacacaactacaaaacttaggaaaatgtatacttttctcctttaaacagaatactttactcacgttaaatgcatgtttctattacagaagaatagtttgccacactgggtccatggagaccacttgcgataagtccgtggaacaaataatgacactttctggcgcaattcctgaccgtcggtacgtcgcgacgtaccatgtacagcgactgggctgtgtatagttaggcctggcgtgaaagattgtgtaccgtgtggacatgctggatatgatgatcaatttcggtaagtttcattgcgtacatttgaatactgatagcatcagatgtagagtaaatattgaaaagtatactcgttgagtttgaggtgacaaaaatgatgttaagtatcaaaattcaaagctatcgtaatacgattacgtcgctctcctagtggttggtggtcgcgcgcgtacagccctgtcgcgacgtaccatgtacagcgactgggctgtgtatagttagaaGTTCATAGAACATTGTTATTTATATTATCATGTGCTCCCTCTAGAGAGAGCTTCATTTATGTTGATATTTCTTGTGAATGATGCTTTGACAAAATCTTCTCCTTTTTTGCGTGTAAAAAAGCAAGGCAATCAAATATAGGATCTATTTACCAATAGAGTACCAACCCCAGCCAGGGCGGGCGCTCGCGCTCCAGTTACGGTGATAGTCTGATACAGCAATACAGGAACTGTTGTATAAACCTCTGGTTAGATCTACCATTGAAGTCTTCAATTGCCATGTCTCAAAGAAATGCGTGTAGTTTAATATACACTGATGAAATGAATGGCAGTGGAATGGTGACTTAATAAACCAGGATAATAATAGAAAAAAAGCAGCATGTAGAACCTCAAGCTCAACAAGGCTCATACAGCATTTTACGTGACAAATTCAGAATGGGGGAACAGTGCATTTTGTCAGACCTGGAGATGTGCTAAATGCTGCCTCCAGAGCTGCATGTGGATATTGCAtgataagctgttattttcgagAGGGTTtaactttcgcaaatttcacgaatcactgttggaccgtgaattaacacatgaaaatgtcaccatgccaTGCACTAGGATAATATTCCTATAGTGCACGTAGAAAGCCTCAATGTCAATTTGTAAAAtcaacatctcacaaaaatgtcccCGCACCCCAatctcattcgcaaaaatatctgtctGTGAAAGTAACAGCTTATACACTATTTATCATGTCAATGATGTTTGATATTCTTATTTAGCTTTCTCCTTCAGCCCGAGCgtttgggctggtcgcagttaatttaGCTTTTAGCACATGTAATTAACATTAGAATCTAATGATGGCCAGGACTCGGAGAAATGTAATTAGTACTCATTTAGATTTTTTGTAGTCATTTGTATGCATATTTTTATGTAATCTATGACCTCTGTCTGATGATGTTTCTTCTGTCATTTACAGGATGGCACTGGTGCTGAGGTTGCTGGGTAGGCAAGCAGCACAGGGCACTGTCAGAGTTCTAGGCAGGCGATGTCTGTCAACAGACAGTGGCAGCGGGTTCAAAGTTCGCACACTGCATCATAAGGAATGTGCAAGCCTTGCCATCAGTCAAACACGTGAGGGCGCCAGGCTCACCAGTGAGGACTTGAAGCAGCTGCACCAAATTGACCCAGAAGGCTTCTTCGTGGCGTTGGATGATAACGGGGACATTGTTGGAACCATAGGAGCTGTGCGATGGACAGACAAGCTGGGCCATATAGGATTTTATCATGCTGTAGATTCAGCAAAGGACTTGGGTGTGGAAGAGGCCCTATGGACAGCTGCAATGTCTCACCTAGGTGACAGGAATGTAGGGATAGAGGTCGATGCTGCCGATGCGGAAAAGTGCGTGCAGCTTGGATTCCAAGAAGTGTGGAGAAACGGGTGCTTCAAAGGTGCCCTCACTTGCCACTTTGTGCTAAAGAGAGTGATGTACTTAATGTCAAGAAAATATTTAGTGAAGAGTTTTGCCATAACTTAAGTacacatattaacattgattatcattacattgtatttaggGCAAACATTTGTTCAGAATGATGATTTCTTGCTTTAAATGTGTTGTTTGCAAACACAATGTGTAGTGTTTCTAATATCCTGAAACAgcttgaatttgattttttctctttaaGGTGTGGGTGTTGCTCTGCTTCCGGAGATGCAGTCCACAAACATCGTCAAGCGCATAACTGAGATGCCGTTCAGCAAGGTGGCCTACTTTGATGAGGACCTGTTTGGCCTGGAGAGGATGAAGTTCCTGTACAAGTGGGCCAACGTCAAACCTCCAACAGGGCACTCCTATGCTCTCAGTGAAGGTTAGAGGCTGCCATGCAAAGTAGAGAACTTATTTGTAATACAG
The nucleotide sequence above comes from Diadema setosum chromosome 5, eeDiaSeto1, whole genome shotgun sequence. Encoded proteins:
- the LOC140229006 gene encoding uncharacterized protein produces the protein MALVLRLLGRQAAQGTVRVLGRRCLSTDSGSGFKVRTLHHKECASLAISQTREGARLTSEDLKQLHQIDPEGFFVALDDNGDIVGTIGAVRWTDKLGHIGFYHAVDSAKDLGVEEALWTAAMSHLGDRNVGIEVDAADAEKCVQLGFQEVWRNGCFKGVGVALLPEMQSTNIVKRITEMPFSKVAYFDEDLFGLERMKFLYKWANVKPPTGHSYALSEGDTVLGYGVLRQLHKTGHHRIAPLYCRNTAVAQVLLLALLNNIPQEPVYVDSPLSNPSFTRILATDLRMEQIGERVRMFSRGDPGFPLQKMFGMLSCDLG